In Cygnus atratus isolate AKBS03 ecotype Queensland, Australia chromosome 5, CAtr_DNAZoo_HiC_assembly, whole genome shotgun sequence, a single window of DNA contains:
- the LOC118244529 gene encoding photoreceptor outer segment membrane glycoprotein 2, producing the protein MAVLKVKFTKTKRDKLAQILWILNWVSVVSGIILFSLGLFLKIEIKKHNEVMAKGDINSVPNMLISVGVIACIINFLGGKICYDCSDANKFSRWKLVMLPYIMCTFCFTFCILLGALMCYTMRNELEESLYLGLRDAIKFYKDTDIPGRCFLKKTVDMLQIGFQCCGNNGFRDWFEVQWVSARYLNMASKEVLDRLKSNVDGKFLVDGVPFSCCNPSSPRPCIQYQLTNNSAHYNYNFLTEELNIWVKGCREALLDYYTAIMRSTGIAALLIWLFELSVLTGVRYLQTAMKNVLLLGDLEGESDGWLLENSFVETAKYNINIIKNLGKANQISTVSGLNDPNIDVQNTNCGKNNVATKSIPAAS; encoded by the exons ATGGCTGTCCTCAAAGTAAAATTCACCAAAACTAAGAGGGACAAATTGGCTCAGATCCTATGGATCCTCAACTGGGTTTCTGTAGTGAGTGGGATCATTCTCTTCAGTCTTGGcctctttctgaaaatagaGATCAAGAAGCACAACGAAGTGATGGCAAAAGGAGACATTAACTCTGTCCCCAACATGCTGATCTCTGTAGGGGTCATAGCATGTATCATCAACTTCCTGGGTGGCAAAATCTGCTATGACTGCTCAGATGCCAACAAGTTCTCTCGGTGGAAACTAGTTATGCTCCCATATATCATGTGTACCTTCTGTTTCACCTTCTGCATCCTGTTGGGTGCTCTCATGTGCTATACCATGAGGAACGAACTGGAAGAATCTCTCTATCTGGGATTGAGGGATGCTATTAAGTTCTATAAGGACACTGACATACCTGGAAGatgtttcttaaagaaaacagtggaTATGTTGCAAATTGGATTCCAGTGCTGTGGAAACAATGGCTTTAGAGACTGGTTTGAAGTTCAGTGGGTATCTGCTCGTTACCTGAATATGGCTTCCAAGGAAGTTCTGGA CCGTCTGAAGAGTAATGTTGATGGGAAGTTCTTGGTGGATGGAGTacccttcagctgctgcaatcCAAGTTCCCCACGGCCCTGTATCCAGTACCAGCTGACAAACAACAGTGCTCACTACAATTACAATTTCCTGACAGAGGAGCTCAATATCTGGGTGAAGGGGTGCAGAGAGGCCCTGCTGGATTACTACACAGCTATTATGAGATCCACTGGTATTGCAGCATTGCTTATTTGGTTGTTTGAG CTCTCCGTGCTTACTGGTGTCCGGTACCTACAAACAGCAATGAAGAATGTTCTTTTGCTAGGAGACCTGGAGGGTGAATCAGATGGTTGGTTactagaaaacagttttgtggAAACGGCCAAATACAACATCAATATCATTAAGAACCTTGGCAAAGCCAACCAGATCTCCACTGTCTCAGGCCTGAATGATCCCAACATTGATGTTCAAAACACGAACTGTGGCAAAAACAATGTTGCAACAAAATCTATCCCTGCAGCTAGCTAG